TAGTTATGTCGACAGGAATGGATAATATTGATGCAGCAATTCTTGTGGATAAAATGAGATATGAATCCATAGAAAAAAATGAAGATTTTACATTCGAAACTGTTTTATCATCAGAATATAAAATGGATATACTTAGGAAGGCTAAGGATGAAGGATACTTTATTAAGTGTGTATTTGTGTTGACAATTGATCCTGCAATAAATATTCTGCGAATAGAATCAAGGGTAGCATCGGGGGGACATGATGTGGAACACATAAAGGTTATAGATAGATATTATAAGTCATTGGGACATATAAAAGAGCTTATAGATATATGCGATATTTTACATGTCTATGATAACACCGAGAGTCCAAAGAGAATTATTCGTAAACATAAAGATGATTTGTCCATATATCCAAATGAATATTGGACAGAGCAGGATATCATTAAATTATTAGGATAAAAAGTAACACAAATTAAGGCGACACAGCTGTCTGGTATGATGCAAAGCATCACAGACTGTAGTGTCGCCTTTATTTGTGCTAAAAATAATCTATATATCTTTAACGTTCCAGTCCCGCCAGATCATCATAGAATCCCGGATATGAGATATTCACACACTCGGCTCCGGTGATCTCTGTATCGCCATCAGCGTTAAGTCCTGCGATGGCAAAGCTCATGGCGATCCTGTGGTCAAGGTGGCTGTCGATTACGGCTCCATGAAGTGGCTTTCCGCCACGTATGATCATTCCGTCATCGGTTGCGGTTATGTCTGCCCCCATGGCTGAGAGCGCGTTTACCATGACATCTATTCTGTTGGATTCCTTGACCTTGAGCTCCTGGGCATCCCTGATGATAGTCTCACCGTCTGCGAAGCAGGCGAGAACTGCGATGGCAGGGATCTCGTCAATGAGCTTTGGTATGATGGAACCCTCGATGACACAGCCCTTGAGACTTGATGTCTTGACTGTTATGTCAGCGGTTGGCTCACCACATCCGCTTACCACATTGGAGTATTCCATATCGCCGCACATGGCCTTGATTACTTCAAGTATTCCATCTCTGGTCGGGTTGATGCCAACATTTTTGATGGTGATGCATGAGTTCGGAGTGATAAGTCCTGCAACAAGGAAGTAAGCAGCTGATGATATATCTCCAGGTACAATTATCTTCTGTCCAACAAGCTTATCCACAGGCTTTACAGTAGCCGTAGTTCCCTCTGTTTTTATATTGCCGCCAAATGACTCAAGCATGAGTTCAGTGTGGTTTCTTGACACATATGGCTCGGTGACACTTGTCTCGCCGTCTGCGTAGAGTCCGGCAAGGAGTACACATGACTTTACCTGTGCTGATGCGACCGGGGAGTTGTAGTGTATT
This sequence is a window from Coprococcus eutactus. Protein-coding genes within it:
- a CDS encoding zeta toxin family protein; translated protein: MQNRKPMVLVFAGPNGSGKSTITSFFEKVGRYTNVDDIVMSTGMDNIDAAILVDKMRYESIEKNEDFTFETVLSSEYKMDILRKAKDEGYFIKCVFVLTIDPAINILRIESRVASGGHDVEHIKVIDRYYKSLGHIKELIDICDILHVYDNTESPKRIIRKHKDDLSIYPNEYWTEQDIIKLLG
- the aroA gene encoding 3-phosphoshikimate 1-carboxyvinyltransferase translates to MKINRVKSLNGEITIPGDKSISHRSIMFGSIADGITEVHGFLNGADCISSMNCFRQMGIDIDYDGSIVTVYGKGLNGLSKPEGTLDVGNSGTTTRLISGILAAQPFASRLIGDASICKRPMKRIMTPLSMMGADITSELGNDCAPLLINGKELHGIHYNSPVASAQVKSCVLLAGLYADGETSVTEPYVSRNHTELMLESFGGNIKTEGTTATVKPVDKLVGQKIIVPGDISSAAYFLVAGLITPNSCITIKNVGINPTRDGILEVIKAMCGDMEYSNVVSGCGEPTADITVKTSSLKGCVIEGSIIPKLIDEIPAIAVLACFADGETIIRDAQELKVKESNRIDVMVNALSAMGADITATDDGMIIRGGKPLHGAVIDSHLDHRIAMSFAIAGLNADGDTEITGAECVNISYPGFYDDLAGLER